The Bacillota bacterium region ACAAGGAGGCCATAGCCCACCGGGGGAGAGAGCTGCTGGAGGCAGCGGCGGCAAGCCGGCTGCCGCTGAGGTTTGAGGCCAGCGTGGCCGGTGCCGTTCCCGTCATCCGCGCCCTCAAAGAATCCCTGGCCGGGGATCGCGTGGTTGAGGTGGCCGGCATCGTGAACGGTACTTCCAACTACGTGCTGGGGCTCATGGAGGAAGGTCTGGAACTGGAAGCAGCTGTGAGGATGGCAAGGGAGCGTGGCTACGCCGAGGCCGATCCCACCCGCGACCTGGACGGGTCGGACGCGGCCTGCAAGCTCGCTATCCTGGCTTCCATCGCCTTTTCGGCCCGGGTGCTTCCCGAGCAGGTGGGCACGCGGGGTATCCAGATGGTCAGCCGGGACGACCTGCGCTGGGGACGGGAAATGGGCTACCGTCTCAAATTGCTGGCTTTGGCCCGGCACACGCCGGCGGGGATAGAGGCCCACGTACGACCCACTTTCCTGCCCGCATCCCATCCCCTGGCCGGGATCGCGGGGGTCACCAATGCCCTCCTGGTGCGGGGGGAAAGGTGCGGCGAGCTGGTATTCCAGGGTCCGGGGGCGGGAGGTGACGCTACCGCCACGGCCGTGGTGAGCGACATGCTGGAGATCGCTCGCCGGGCTGCGGCCGGGGTGAGGGACGGTTTCTACTGTACCTGCCGGGAGCAAGCTGCGGTCGTCCCCGCCCACCGGTGTGTGACGTCGGCGTACGTGCACCTCGAGGTGGTGGACCGGCCGGGCGTGCTGGCCCAGGTGGCCGGCTGCCTCGCCTCCCACGACGTGAGCATCGCCGAGGTCCTGCAGAAGGCGCGGGGAGAGGGCCCGGTGCCCGTCGTCTTCATCACGCATCCCTCTCCGCTGGGGGCTCTTGAGGAAGCGGTGAGGGAGATCGGGCGCCTGCCCGTCGTGTCGCGCGTGGCCAGCGTC contains the following coding sequences:
- a CDS encoding homoserine dehydrogenase — translated: MRVGMLGLGTVGQAVVRLLHEERDRLRTSGTPLEPVRALVRDPSRPRPVPPGLELTTDPARVLEDPGIDLVVELMGGVEPATSYMLRALRAGKPVVTANKEAIAHRGRELLEAAAASRLPLRFEASVAGAVPVIRALKESLAGDRVVEVAGIVNGTSNYVLGLMEEGLELEAAVRMARERGYAEADPTRDLDGSDAACKLAILASIAFSARVLPEQVGTRGIQMVSRDDLRWGREMGYRLKLLALARHTPAGIEAHVRPTFLPASHPLAGIAGVTNALLVRGERCGELVFQGPGAGGDATATAVVSDMLEIARRAAAGVRDGFYCTCREQAAVVPAHRCVTSAYVHLEVVDRPGVLAQVAGCLASHDVSIAEVLQKARGEGPVPVVFITHPSPLGALEEAVREIGRLPVVSRVASVMAVLGK